TCCTAAATTGAGAcgtcaaatcaaaattttcgtCGGACCAACCAGGGCAAAAAAAATATCAGGCTCCAATCGAGTGGTTATCAAATGTTCTCGTATGAGAGGTGTAAAATGAAACTTAGTCAAACATCATTCTTTCATTAAACTCAATGATCGAACAATCCAAATAACACCAATGCCAACAATAATCtctgacaaatatataaaaaaaaagaaatgaagaagaagaagaagacagtgCCTTAATCTTCTTCCTCACCAGCTGCATCGTCTTCGATGTTGAAGTACCTTAGCTCATAGAGGTTCCTGTCTTTGTTCGACGCAATCACGCGGAGCCAATCACGGATGTTGTACTTCTTCAAATACTTCTTCGTCAGATACTTCAAGTacctaattttaaaaaacgaaaacaaaTTTGGCAAAGAGCTTCAATATTTAAGTAGAGAGACGAATGCTTGGAGTGCAAGCTAGGGTTTATTGTAGTTATAAAACTAACAGTCTTTTGATACATTTCAACTAAAGAATCAATAATTAATAACTCAAGCAAGTTTATAACTCGTGATGTACCGTTTGGAGAAGGTGGAATCGGCGGTGACGGTGATCTTTCCCTTGGCGGTTGTGATGGAAACGGCGTCACCGAGAGCTCCGGGTTTGCCTCCGACCTTGATTCGTTCCTGAAGAAACTTCTCGAGCGTGGGGATCTCCATGATCTTATCATCCACTGGTTTAGAGCAGTCGATTACGAACGACACTCCTTTCTTCTTCGCACTCGACTTCACCGCCGCTCCTCGAGCCATCTCTCCCTCTCTACGCAAATTCTAAAACTCTAGCTTAACCGCTGAAACAGTTTTGGGTGAAAAAggttaagagagagagagaatataaACGGCGTCCCTAGGGTTTTCAATTTAGTGGAGAGATTTTAAACAGTTAAGACCCAATGGGCTTTAGGCCCGCTTATTCCATTAATATCTTGGGTTCATAATTCTTTTGGTTTACTACATAACTTTTCTACTCTTGTCAACTTGACGTCTCTGCTTCCGACATTGTAGAGTATAGATCTTCACACTCTATTAAGTAGTCTCACTGTTTACGTCTACGGTAACTATTCCTCTTAGGGCTGGGACTTCGGGTATTCGGATCGGTTTCGGATAGGATCCGTTCAGTTCGATTATAAGAAAATTAGAGCATAATTAACCATAGCACCCCATTTGgggtgcttaatttttttttttttttttttttggtttttggctgattaaaaaaaaaatgaacattcgcgggccgccacgtgtaaGTGGGGTTCGCAAACAGTGGAAACAAACGGCCCTTCATGCGCTTAAACAAGCGCtctgtttccatttttttttttttttttaaagctaagCACCGGGATAAGCACCCGAGTTAATGCTGCTCTTATACCCCTCCCTCGTGTTTCAAGATTCTTTAGTATTTTTTGGGATGTTTTGTGGCTGATATATCGTTGACATTGATTGGCTTTCAAGACGTGGTTGTTTTTACACTTTATCATTTTAATCCACTCTCATCTGACCACTGCCTCTGTTTTAGGCCTGAGCATTTTAtccggacccgaagacccgaccTGAAAAATACTGATTCGATCCGAAACCGACCCGATCCTTTTACCCTATTGGGTTTTGTTGTGAAAGATCCGCTGGTCTTGGATCCGACCCAACCCGAATCCGAGATCCGAATGggatacccgaaaatccgaaatttcTAGTATATATTAGGTACCAAAGAAATTTCGCACATgattaatcaacaaaaaatttatgtataaacTACCTTACAAATTaccatttttctcttttttttttcttttatatgtaCTAGATATGGATGTTTCAgtttatttttggtattatgggtattttttaagtttcaaattttagtttttgggtaTGGTTTTGGGTTTcagataaaaatttagattttcaaaaatataattgggataataagataaaatttcagatatttttcatGTTCTTGGATCAGcttttacataaattttttcatgttttttgagtatttaaatattttctgtgTGTATTAGGTATTTTTTGGGTTGGACCCGACatgacccgaaccgaacccgatccgtaACCGAATCTGAATCGACAAACTCTAATTGCCCTATTGGGTCCAACTATTTAAGACCCGATCCGGATCAAAGAAGACCCAAACCGACCCCGAACCGAGAATTTCAAATTATCCTATCGGGTCCTAAACTCTTAGACCCGAAAGACCCGGACCCGCAGCGACCCGACCCGAAtccgacccgaagacccgaatgcccaggccGGCTCTGTTTTATTCAATGTTTCATGAAATCTGCTAGGCGGCTGACTCATATTTATTTGTTGTGTCTGAattgatatttgaaaaaatcGGTCTAGAAAAATTGTTTGGTTTAGATCCAATTGGTTGACTAGTCCGGAAGTGTAGACCGATTTTTAAAACACTGGTTTTACTAACTGGGGATAGGATACAACTTTGAGTGTGATGTTTCTTCAGAACAAGTCCGATAAGAAAGTAAAGAAACTATTAGGACTTTTTGAAAGCCACACCTTGTTGGCTCTTATTCATTAAACTTATCAATCGAAACGGACCGACTGTAGAAGAAACAAACAATGAAATGTCGTGTTGCTACCAAACTCTTCCACTTGacccaaaataaaaagaaaatcgcATGTGTATATCTGTCCTTTCCTTACCAAAGTTTCTACTAGGTTTTAATTTTCTTCGTCTGTACAGCAGCAACGAGACCACAGAGATGAAGCTATTGAACAATAATAGTCTCATCGTTCTCCTTCTTTTGCTGATTTTGGCATTTACCGAAGTATCATCCCTTGAAGAAGGGTACAGCAGAGATGATTTCCCTCCAGGATTTGTCTTTGGTTCTGGCACATCAGCCTATCAGGTTCTCCTTCTTcaacttcttatttttttcctgAATTTTGCAACCTTACATTTTCACCTTTCATGTTGCGATGAAAGATCACAAACTATCAgataaaacagtatttttattattgtctCCATGATGAACAAACAGGTAGAAGGAGCTGCTGAGGAAGACGGGAGAACTCGTAGCATTTGGGATGTTTTTGCTCATACAGGTTTTTATTATCTACTATTCCTTctctcgatctctctctctatagagAATTTAACAAGAGATGTACACATAAGCTCGATGTTTCATTTGCAGGACACTCTGGAGGAGCAACAGGGGATGTTGCATGTGACCAATATCACAAATACAAGGTCCCCTTTTCGCATCTATTATAACATTTCTCTATATATTACGTGTGACAGGTTAATCTCATTAACCGCTGCACCAACCAAATTTGTCTTGCAGGAAGATGTGAAGCTCATGGTAGACATTGGATTGGATGCTTACAGATTTTCCATATCCTGGTCTAGGCTTTTACCAAGTAAAGTTGTTTGTCCTGAAACTCATTAAGAAACCAAATGTTACAAGCATTcgattatatatatgaaaattttctAATCCATTTTGGATTTTATTTTCAGGTGGAAGAGGACCAGTGAATCCCAAGGGGTTACAATATTACAACAATCTTATTGATGAGTTGATCACTCATGGTTATTAACTTTTGTATACCTATCCTGTTTATTAGTATGCTACAAGACTAAATTGGCGTTTACTACTTTAACTGAAGCAGGAATCCAGCCGCACGTTACATTGCACCACTTTGATCTTCCACAAGTCCTAGAAGATGAGTATGGAGGTTGGCTCAGCCGAGAAAGCGTGTATGATTTTTTTGATTATTCTtcctttttcacttttttttttttctgattttgatTCTCTATCAATCTTTCTTGTAATGACTGTAGGAGAGACTTCACAGCTTATGCAGATACTTGTTTCAAGGAGTTTGGAGATAGAGTGTTGCACTGGACTACATTGAACGAACTCAACGTGTTTGCACTTGGTGGGTATGACCAGGGAGTAACACCTCCTGGTCGATGCTCTCTTCCATTTGGACTTAACTGTACCGAAGGAAACTCTTCCACTGAGCCTTACATTGCTGTACACAATATGTTGCTTGCACACGCTTCTGCCACAAACTTATACAAGAAACAGTACcaggttcttcttctttttctgtcTTCCATATTCACTACCGTCTTTAGCTAAGACAGTATCTCCACTTCATTACACAGCATAAGCAGCACGGTTCGGTGGGCCTTAGCATATACACATACGGTGCTGCCCCCTTACGTAACTCTACAGAGGACAAGCAAGCAACAGCTAGATTAAATGACTTCTTTATTGGTTGGTAAGTCTAAagacgaaactaatattatatgttgTGGTTTCGGGCATGGGAGATTACGAGATTCGACCTGGAACCtcctaatattaaaaaaaaaaagaatcaaatgtGGAAGcatctataatattttgatcactgattttctttttttgttgttgtaaggGTCTTACATCCGCTGGTGTTTGGAGATTATCCTGAGACGATGAAGACCAATGTTGGGTCTAGATTACCTGCTTTTACagaggatgagtctgaacaagTTAAGGGTGCAATCGATTTTGTAGGAGTGATAAACTACATGGCACTTTACGTCAAGGATAACTCTTCCTCTCTGAAACAAAGTCTCCATGATTTCAACATAGACATGGCTGTGGAACTGACCTGTAAGTTAGATCATACTGTGGGGAAGATTAAAGCTAATGATGTAGCTCACTGATTGCTCTTATTTTGCCTTTCAGTGGTTGAAAACACATCTTTCAATAATGAGGTTTGTTATATATTCCATTAAGTGATCacttaaagagagagagagagactcatgtTTTTGGTGATTTTGCTTATTTCAGTATGCAAATACACCATGGAGTCTGCAACAAGTACTGCTGTATATCAAAGAAAACTATGGCAACCCTCCTATCTACATCGCAGAGAATGGTCAGATGACTCCTCAAAGCTCATCACTCGAGGACACGTCGAGAATACAGTATCTGAGCTCACACATTGAAGCagtgctacattcactcaggtaAATTTTACTGTAGTACGTTTACAAGTTCCATGAATGTGTCAAGACTCTTAAGATTCCAATTATACCAAAAGCAGGAAAGGAGCGAACGTAAGAGGGTATTTTCAGTGGTCGTTGATGGATTTGTATGAGGTATTTGGAGGGTATAACATGAGTTATGGATTATATTACGTGGACTTCAAGGATCCATATCTAAAGAGGTACCCTAAACTCTCTGCTCACTGGTACTCTTCCTTTCTGGGAGGAACTCTTCATCATCGGTCGCATGCTTTATCTTCAGCTATCTGATCATTTAATGTCTGAGACGATTTTATACTGTATGGTTTAAAATAATCCCTAGGCTTCAGTGGACGTGTGACTTGCGTATGAAGCAACATTTATGTCTTATGATTAATTGAATACTTTTGCTGGGATATCAATCTCTTATAATCAATTTAATTACTATCGTGTAGTCATTGTTATTTCACTTGCCAGGACTAATGAATCTGCCGGACAAAATCTAGTTTTCCAATACAAAAAATTAGctcatatatatatgcatgacaGTCTTATGGCTCGTGTAATACAGTATATATAACCAAATTATATGATAACGTTCTTTCGGATTCAAATAAAAGCTGGATATTAGCTTGTTTGACCTAGTTTTAATAAGACATTGCGTATGAAGTAAGAAAATACACTTTCTTATAAGAGCCATACTAAAAACTATTGCTTTTGTGTGTCTTTTGCATTTCATTTACGCAAGAGACTAGGCCTGGGATTTTTATCCATAACCGAatacccgaaccggaaccgacccgaaatggaccggttcggttcggtttcggttctagGCAATTTATCCGATGGGTATTAGTGTTAATTATCCatgggtatcggttcggttccggtttttacccgaaaccgaacgggtacccgtttAACCCGAATTCTATActtaaaaaacatagatttgtaTCTTTCGAGGGTTGAACCCGGGTTGGATAGGCAAAGCAACAACTGCAATACCACTAGACTAGTTCAACTTCGTTGTATTTAATAcatattactaatatatatacgatttctattaacttttttttaaaaaataaaataaataaataaaaaactggtatataattattttattttgtaaatatttatataattcacaTAAGAAACGGGtacccggaaccgacccgaaaccgGTAGTACCcaatccgaaacccgaaccgaaatttactAAGTACCCATTGGGTATAGAATTCATTTATCCGAAAAACCCGGACCCGATCGGAtcttatccgaacccgaaccgaatatCCGAAGTCCCAGCCCTACAAGAGACGATGCTTTCTCGTCAAGTTCAATTTTTACtggattgattatatatttgtttatacaCTTTGTTGCTCCTTGTtgtattttatttagaaattataaaaaaaaaagtttattacaTAATTCGAAAATCTTTTGACTAACTTTTATTTcggtttttcttttgaaaactttaatCCCACTGTTTACTGGGCCTAAATGTTCACAACCAACAACCACTggaattgaataaaaaaaatgacaCTTGAGCTGTAAATCAATGGTGTTCCTCTTTCCTGTTAACTTTTGGAGATATTTTGGAACTTTTTAGCAGTAGTTAATGATAtgtttatttagatttttcaacaaatatataattacacTTTCTACAATATATCctcattaaaattttgatacttTCTTGAAATTCACCAAAATGCAATTGGCCAAATCATGATAATATGTCTTCAGACTCTTCACAGTACCTCAAAGGCTCAAACAGTAAAGCTAAGGATTTGATCCTTTAAAAATGCAAATGTACATATCCCTCcaatttttttgcttataagcTATAAGGAAATCACATTTTTTTGAGCAAAAGAAACTATAACCCTTTGGTGGCAAAATCTTAATGGAGTCattaagttaaaaataaacaaaatgggCGGCTTGACAATGATAAAAGCAAAGATTTGGTGGCAATATGCAAATCAATCTAAACTTCGTTGAAATGGTATTAAAACCCTTTTTAGTTGCTAATTTGACCCCACTAAGAAGGCAATAAGAAAAACAATTGTTTACTAATATTCGATAGAATTTACGCGAGAGGACATAAAAATAAGGACACCAATTCTTAAAACTGCAAAATATCTCCCacacatattattattatttgtagatcaaaaacttaaaattctaGTTTCAATTATActccatgttttagaatttttacaccttttaataaaacatattaaaatttatctataaatgcatagttttttgtaattttatatttcctatattttcaaaccaataagattttaaaaaatctaattaatgtttttgattttcaaaatttttcattattagttgacaaaaattacattgaaaatataaaatatgtatctttttataacaattttttttctagtgGATCTTTTAGAAAggaagagattttttttttcactgaaattttattaaacggGTCATGGTCCAAACTGGACCAAGCCCAacataacaaaacaaacaaaggcCCAAACTACATGCCCAAACATAACAAACTCCTTGGGCCGTAAACCCAAAAGGAAGAAAACCGTTGAGGAAGGCATCCACGCGTCCCACCACGTGGACGAACGTCCGGCGTCCTGAAACACGCGTCAAGGAGAGAGCGGACCGCCTTCCACCGGCGAAGAGGGGAGACTCGACGAAACTCCGCCGTCAAGCAGAACCTTACCGATGAAGAGCAGCTCACTAAGGAGCCATCTTCACGATTATTCAAGTCGCACACCGGATCTATGTTTCCAGAAGAACTAATCGCCTACAATCGATCCCACCACGTCGATCTTCCTGCTAGAAAAACTGTCACCTTTAATGATAGGTGGAAGCTCGAAGATGAACCAGCTCACGAGGAGGAGAGGAAGCGATGACATCGAGGCTGAGGAAAGAGAGGCGATTGGGCAGAGAAGAACGGGAAACATCGATCAACGAAACCGGGAGAACCCCTGATTAAAGCCGTCGTCGCCATCGAGAAAAGCGCGACGCGGAGTCAAAAGCCGGACAGCTCTGTCGAAGAGACCGCAAGCCACCGGAGGTAAAAACTGGCTATACTCGTCGAACTGACTGAGTATACCAGAGGCAGAGTCGCCAAAAAAGACCGGCGACAATCAAAGAAGCTTTATCTCGATCTTTTCTTCGTGAAGGATCCTAGAGAGAGaacgaagaagagagagaagctcttcCTTACTATAAGTCACCGAGAATCATACACTCAAAAGGGAGAGATTATATTCTTTctaaatttttagaaacaaaaattcATGTAAATAACTTCAATCAATGGGGTAGAGAAACCAGACATTCACATCCACGCGGCATTTAGAAAGAGATCTAATGTGAGATGTGTATTAAATGTGGTCATTCCTCAAAACTAAAAACTTGTTTGAATATATAACGAGTCTGTCAATACATAGTTAATGTTAACAAAAATTAACCGAAATAGAAATCAACCAATAGTCAGATATTATCTCAATAACTCCTTCCAATAACACAAATATTAGTACCCTTTTAATAACTTTTGATATGTTCCCAAAAACAACAATTTGacttttgctttctttttagttttgttttccgCCGACATCACCACCTTCTttctttctccttcttcctcttcctctgtttTTCTCCTATAAAGCTAACACGAGACGCAAGTGAAAGAGATAGAATAAGATAAAACTCGTTTTTCTTGATCAGATTTGTTGATGATCATCTAAAACTTATAACCTctctttttgtgtgtgttttattaattttattttttacgttTTGGAGAAATGAAGTTTTGTAAGAAGTACGAGGAGTACATGCAAGGacaaaaggagaagaagaatctaCCTGGCGTCGGATTCAAGAAGCTCAAGAAAATTCTCAAGAGATGCAGAAGAAGAGATCATCGGATTGCTTCAATCAATCACCAACATGGCAACAACTGTCCTCGTGAATGCACAGGTAACTAACTGTTCTTCCCCCCACCTAGAAAAATccctttcttgtttttttttctttaatttgtcTTTGTGAAGTTTGTGATGGAACCTTCTTCCCGGAGCTTCTCAAGGAGATGGAAGATGTTGTGGGATGGTTTAACGAGAATGCTAAGAAGCTTCTCGAGTTACATTTAGCTTCTCGTTTCAAAAAATGTCTTACTTGGCTCAAAGGCAATAACCGCAAAAAGAGCCATCTCGGTTTGATCCAAGAAGGCAAAGACTTGGTTAGCTACGCCCTCATCAACTCGGTCGCCATTagaaaaatcctaaaaaaataCGACAAggttcatttcatcatccaaagatttatcaatatattctttaatattcaatttatttataattaatatttttggtcaTGCAGATTCATGAGTCTAGCCAAGGACAAGCGTTTAAGACACAGGTCCAGAAAATGCATATCGAAATCCTTCAATCACCGTGGCTATGCGAGCTCATGGCGTTTCACATCAACCTGAAAGAGACTCAGAACGACTGCTCTGGAGCTGTTTTGGCTTCTCCTCCTCCTGCACTGTTTGATGGTTGCTCTTTGGTGTTTGATGATGGAAAGCCTTTGCTTTCCTGCGAGCTCTCTGATTCTGTAAAAGTTGACATCGACTTGACTTGTTCAATATGCTTGGTAAGCAAAAAATTAAGATGACTTCATAGAATCTCAGTGTCAAATAAAAACTATTAGTTGACTTGGTAGTTAATCTTAAGCCTATTATGATAAAGTCTTCGCTCTGTTGTGTGTCAAAGTGCTATTCCACTCTTCTCTTGCAGATTCCAGACTAATTCTTTTTAGTATCTTATTAAAAGAATCTTGCCAAAAATATGAATGTTTAtatctaaaatgtaaaaagattCTTCAACTTACGTGTTAAAAACTGatggtacaaaaaaaaaaacaggacaCGGTGTTTGATCCGATATCTTTAACCTGCGGTCACATATATTGCTACATGTGTGCTTGTTCTGCTGCATCAGTGAACGTAGTAGATGGCTTGAAAACTGCAGACCCGTCCGAAAAATGCCCGCTTTGCCGTGAGGTTAAGACTTATTCTTCACTGCTTTTATTGATCTAGTCTAATCCTGTAGTTCACCCATTCGATGACAGGTTTGTGTTTATAAAGGTGCTGTTCACTTGGACGAGCTCAGTATCTTGCTTAAGCGAAGGTAAGCTGACTTGTAAACTAGTCTTTGTACTAAACGACAAGATATTTAAACCCTGTGATACATGCAGCCGCCGAGAGTACTGGGAAGAGAGGCGTAAAACAGAGAGAGCAGAGAGGTTAAAACAAGCCAAAGAGTATTGGGATTATCAATGCCGAAGCTTCACTGGAATATAGCAGCTTGATGATATGTTTTGATTGATTATAagctaataaaaagaaaacttaaatTCATTGTGATTTGCTTTCCCCTGTGAGTGTGACAGAGTGATACCATTTGTttgtgaaaattttgaaaactcttaaaaccgattctaaaaactaagatttttttttttttcaatttataacAACTGGATAAGCATATTGTTATAACGTTGTTGTTGTAAGTTTAGACGGAAAAATGAGCGCAGAAGAGAGAAAGACGATGTAATACATTAATTTCCATCAGAATGGAACTAAAACAGGGTTCTTATCCTTGTACATGTGATATCTTGTGCACAGCTTCTGTAGAGTTGCAACCGAATGCTGCATCGAGTTTAGCTTCCTGTCCCGGTACATGGACTGTTCAAACAAGTAAGGAGTTAGAAAGACGAGTAGTTACATTTGGTAGTAGTAGATCATTAGAGAAGTAGCTATAACTAACTAACCTCAATGTCATCACCATGTTTCTCGACCAAGCGTCTAATATGAGTACGTTGCATAGTAGTAAGTGGCTGTAAAGGAGCACTCTTTCCATCTTTTCTTTGCTTACCCAGTGCTGTCTTAAGATCTACACATCTCAAATCAAAAGCATTAGAGTATAACTAGCTacttaaaaaaacaaactttcacCAAACTCTTTAAACTACTTTAAAGAGATTTAAAAGGTAATGAAGCAGATTCTTGTGTAGTTGCTAAAGTGATCATATAATACTCAATAGATAATAATCTAATAAGCAAAAGCGTGATACTTGCATTACAAGCTAAGATTTTTCAGTTTCCCCCAAAACTTCcacccaaaaccctaatttctaaatcaaacgTTAGAAAGAGAGAGGAAACGTTACCGTCTTCCTCGAGCTCGCTACCGGAATCGATGGGCTCGAACTCCTTGGCAACGGGATCATCGGACGGCGGCTCAGGAGGTGGGGGGACGTTGAGGGAGTCGTCCTGGATCATATGATCGGTGCGAGATCGGATGCCGAGCAAGTTAGGGTTGGAGATGACGCCGAAGGATTTGTAGTTCTGGATGACGCTGGCTTGATCGTCCCACTCGGGGACGTCGTCGGCCATGAGAGCTCGGAGCTTGGGAGGGAAGTTGAAAGCTGGTTTGAAGATGtttgggttcttcttggggagagcGACGCGTACTTTGGCCCTCGAGTTCTTGTACTTCCTCCTTGACctcgccatctctctctctctttttgttcAGATGAAAGGGAGAATGAAAGTTCAAGCGGCGGAGAATGGGTTTAAGGGAACTACTAACCACAAGGGTTTTGTCAAGTCTCCCCTCGGGACGACGACGTTTTACTGACTTTAACCTTTCCTTGTCTGTTAGTTTAGTTCGCGGGAATGAGAATGTCTTATTACTAGGCCCATTATTATATCTATAGGcccattattaaaataaaaaagcctTCTTTGATAACTAAACCCACATGTAACTCTATATAAGCTTTAAATCTACATTCTACACCGATTTTGATGTCTTTCGTGTTCTTTAACAAACACTGATTGGGTCAGTGGATCTTCCTCGCTTTATTCATTTCTTCCATGGAAGATTAACGGATCCAGTCCACTAAGATGTGATTCCAAAGTAAAAAGAAAGCTTTGTATGTATAAAGTTTTTGTATTTAGCATTTTGGTTAGATTTTAGTACTTATGGAGATAGACAATATTATAAAGAGCTTCTTCTCGCAAACTCTTTTAAGTCACTCACTACAAGCAACAAAAATATT
This region of Brassica napus cultivar Da-Ae chromosome C5, Da-Ae, whole genome shotgun sequence genomic DNA includes:
- the LOC106399304 gene encoding 60S ribosomal protein L22-3, producing the protein MARGAAVKSSAKKKGVSFVIDCSKPVDDKIMEIPTLEKFLQERIKVGGKPGALGDAVSITTAKGKITVTADSTFSKRYLKYLTKKYLKKYNIRDWLRVIASNKDRNLYELRYFNIEDDAAGEEED
- the LOC106397871 gene encoding beta-glucosidase 11 isoform X1 gives rise to the protein MCISVLSLPKFLLGFNFLRLYSSNETTEMKLLNNNSLIVLLLLLILAFTEVSSLEEGYSRDDFPPGFVFGSGTSAYQVEGAAEEDGRTRSIWDVFAHTGHSGGATGDVACDQYHKYKEDVKLMVDIGLDAYRFSISWSRLLPSGRGPVNPKGLQYYNNLIDELITHGIQPHVTLHHFDLPQVLEDEYGGWLSRESVRDFTAYADTCFKEFGDRVLHWTTLNELNVFALGGYDQGVTPPGRCSLPFGLNCTEGNSSTEPYIAVHNMLLAHASATNLYKKQYQHKQHGSVGLSIYTYGAAPLRNSTEDKQATARLNDFFIGWVLHPLVFGDYPETMKTNVGSRLPAFTEDESEQVKGAIDFVGVINYMALYVKDNSSSLKQSLHDFNIDMAVELTLVENTSFNNEYANTPWSLQQVLLYIKENYGNPPIYIAENGQMTPQSSSLEDTSRIQYLSSHIEAVLHSLSRKGANVRGYFQWSLMDLYEVFGGYNMSYGLYYVDFKDPYLKRYPKLSAHWYSSFLGGTLHHRSHALSSAI
- the LOC106397871 gene encoding beta-glucosidase 11 isoform X2, which produces MCISVLSLPKFLLGFNFLRLYSSNETTEMKLLNNNSLIVLLLLLILAFTEVSSLEEGYSRDDFPPGFVFGSGTSAYQVEGAAEEDGRTRSIWDVFAHTGHSGGATGDVACDQYHKYKEDVKLMVDIGLDAYRFSISWSRLLPSGRGPVNPKGLQYYNNLIDELITHGIQPHVTLHHFDLPQVLEDEYGGWLSRESVRDFTAYADTCFKEFGDRVLHWTTLNELNVFALGGYDQGVTPPGRCSLPFGLNCTEGNSSTEPYIAVHNMLLAHASATNLYKKQYQHKQHGSVGLSIYTYGAAPLRNSTEDKQATARLNDFFIGWVLHPLVFGDYPETMKTNVGSRLPAFTEDESEQVKGAIDFVGVINYMALYVKDNSSSLKQSLHDFNIDMAVELTLVENTSFNNEYANTPWSLQQVLLYIKENYGNPPIYIAENGQMTPQSSSLEDTSRIQYLSSHIEAVLHSLRKGANVRGYFQWSLMDLYEVFGGYNMSYGLYYVDFKDPYLKRYPKLSAHWYSSFLGGTLHHRSHALSSAI
- the LOC106401914 gene encoding E3 ubiquitin-protein ligase BAH1 isoform X1, which translates into the protein MKFCKKYEEYMQGQKEKKNLPGVGFKKLKKILKRCRRRDHRIASINHQHGNNCPRECTVCDGTFFPELLKEMEDVVGWFNENAKKLLELHLASRFKKCLTWLKGNNRKKSHLGLIQEGKDLVSYALINSVAIRKILKKYDKIHESSQGQAFKTQVQKMHIEILQSPWLCELMAFHINLKETQNDCSGAVLASPPPALFDGCSLVFDDGKPLLSCELSDSVKVDIDLTCSICLDTVFDPISLTCGHIYCYMCACSAASVNVVDGLKTADPSEKCPLCREVCVYKGAVHLDELSILLKRSRREYWEERRKTERAERLKQAKEYWDYQCRSFTGI
- the LOC106401914 gene encoding E3 ubiquitin-protein ligase BAH1 isoform X2, whose product is MKFCKKYEEYMQGQKEKKNLPGVGFKKLKKILKRCRRRDHRIASINHQHGNNCPRECTVCDGTFFPELLKEMEDVVGWFNENAKKLLELHLASRFKKCLTWLKGNNRKKSHLGLIQEGKDLVSYALINSVAIRKILKKYDKIHESSQGQAFKTQVQKMHIEILQSPWLCELMAFHINLKETQNDCSGAVLASPPPALFDGCSLVFDDGKPLLSCELSDSVKVDIDLTCSICLDTVFDPISLTCGHIYCYMCACSAASVNVVDGLKTADPSEKCPLCREFTHSMTGLCL
- the LOC125587376 gene encoding nucleolar protein 16-like, which encodes MARSRRKYKNSRAKVRVALPKKNPNIFKPAFNFPPKLRALMADDVPEWDDQASVIQNYKSFGVISNPNLLGIRSRTDHMIQDDSLNVPPPPEPPSDDPVAKEFEPIDSGSELEEDDLKTALGKQRKDGKSAPLQPLTTMQRTHIRRLVEKHGDDIESMYRDRKLNSMQHSVATLQKLCTRYHMYKDKNPVLVPF